In Opitutaceae bacterium TAV5, one genomic interval encodes:
- a CDS encoding multidrug transporter, with protein MQRPLFLALPAALVLAGCTLAPDYERPAAPVPDAWPAATATSADAGAASAADIGWAQFFGDPRLRALIALGLENNRDLRTALLRVEQTRAQYRIEGSSLWPTLDGAADGTRGRTPADLSTSGRAYTASQYRVGGAASWEIDLFGRVRSLRAAALETWLATEEARRAAQLAFISTLATQYLTERSADEQLELGRRTLALVQDSYNLIKHRYDNGVATELDLRTAEAQVASTRATIAEYTRLLAQARNGLAFLVGAPLPDDLPAALPLAGQNLITDLPAGLPADLLQRRPDILQAEHTLRSANANIGAARAAFFPSITLTAFGGTSSADLDGLFKAGSGTWSFAPQITLPIFTGGRNRATLDVAQIQKRIEIAAYEKAIQTAFREVADGLAARSSYDEQLAAQETQVAAGQSRYDLSDLRYKGGVADYLTVLTAQQDLFAAQQGLIRSRALHLVSLVDLYKALGGGWSEAPAAPAADS; from the coding sequence ATGCAGCGCCCACTCTTCCTCGCCCTTCCCGCCGCTCTGGTCCTCGCCGGATGCACGCTCGCGCCCGATTACGAGCGTCCCGCCGCTCCCGTCCCCGACGCCTGGCCCGCCGCCACCGCCACCTCCGCCGACGCGGGCGCCGCCAGCGCGGCCGACATCGGCTGGGCGCAGTTTTTCGGTGACCCGCGCCTGCGCGCGCTCATCGCGCTCGGCCTCGAAAACAACCGCGACCTGCGCACCGCCCTCCTCCGCGTCGAGCAGACCCGCGCCCAATACCGGATCGAAGGTTCCTCCCTCTGGCCCACGCTCGACGGCGCCGCCGACGGCACCCGTGGTCGCACGCCCGCCGACCTTTCCACCTCCGGCCGGGCCTACACCGCCAGCCAGTACCGCGTGGGCGGCGCCGCCTCCTGGGAGATCGATCTCTTCGGCCGCGTGCGCAGCCTCAGGGCCGCCGCGCTCGAAACCTGGCTGGCCACCGAAGAAGCCCGCCGCGCCGCGCAGCTCGCCTTCATTTCCACCCTCGCCACCCAGTACCTCACCGAACGCTCCGCCGACGAGCAACTCGAACTCGGCCGCCGCACGCTCGCGCTCGTCCAGGATTCGTACAACCTGATCAAACATCGCTACGACAACGGCGTCGCCACCGAGCTCGACCTGCGCACCGCCGAGGCCCAGGTCGCCAGCACCCGCGCCACCATCGCCGAATACACGCGCCTCCTCGCGCAGGCGCGCAACGGCCTCGCCTTCCTCGTCGGCGCGCCCCTCCCCGACGATCTGCCGGCCGCGCTCCCCCTCGCCGGCCAGAACCTCATCACCGATCTTCCCGCCGGCCTGCCGGCCGATCTCCTGCAACGCCGGCCCGACATCCTGCAGGCCGAGCACACCCTGCGCTCCGCCAACGCCAACATCGGCGCGGCCCGCGCCGCCTTCTTCCCGTCGATCACGCTCACCGCCTTCGGCGGCACCAGCAGCGCCGATCTCGACGGCCTCTTCAAGGCCGGCTCCGGCACCTGGAGCTTCGCCCCGCAGATCACGCTGCCGATCTTCACCGGCGGCCGCAACCGCGCCACGCTCGATGTCGCCCAAATCCAGAAACGCATCGAGATCGCCGCCTACGAAAAAGCCATCCAGACGGCCTTCCGCGAAGTCGCCGACGGCCTCGCCGCCCGCTCCTCCTACGATGAACAGCTCGCCGCGCAGGAAACGCAGGTTGCCGCCGGGCAAAGCCGCTACGACCTCTCCGACCTGCGTTACAAGGGCGGCGTGGCCGACTACCTGACCGTGCTCACCGCGCAGCAGGATCTTTTCGCCGCGCAACAAGGCCTGATCCGTTCGCGCGCGCTCCACCTCGTCAGCCTCGTCGATCTCTACAAGGCCCTCGGCGGCGGCTGGAGCGAAGCACCCGCCGCCCCTGCGGCCGACAGCTGA
- a CDS encoding ABC transporter substrate-binding protein, with amino-acid sequence MRLPRTFRFLVCTVSALLCAASAFAAAPLKIAYSDWPGWTALAIAEQKGWFREAGVDVDLLWFEYGPSMEAFTAGKVDAVTMTNGDALVTGAGGARNVAILVTDYSNGNDMIVARPGINSLKELKGRKVGIEVGFVVHLLLLNGLKKNGLSESDVELVPTPTNQTPQVLASGQVDAIGAWQPNSGEALKAVPGSKAVYTSADEPGLIYDMIAVTPQSLARRRADWVKVVRVWDKVVAYLADPATREDGIRIMAARAGIDPKEYAKFLPGTRLLTLAESSKFFSAKTDSFDSLVGSSKIADEFNVKNDVYKESQDVAAYLDPSLTLEALAAPPAAGGK; translated from the coding sequence ATGCGCCTGCCACGTACGTTTCGTTTCCTTGTCTGCACCGTATCCGCGCTTCTCTGCGCGGCTTCTGCCTTTGCCGCCGCTCCCCTGAAAATTGCCTACTCCGACTGGCCGGGCTGGACCGCCCTCGCCATCGCGGAGCAAAAGGGCTGGTTCCGGGAGGCCGGCGTTGATGTCGACCTTCTCTGGTTTGAATATGGTCCGTCGATGGAGGCGTTCACGGCCGGCAAGGTCGATGCCGTCACCATGACCAACGGCGATGCGCTCGTCACCGGCGCGGGCGGCGCCAGGAACGTGGCCATCCTCGTCACCGATTATTCCAACGGCAACGACATGATCGTCGCCCGCCCGGGCATCAATTCGCTCAAGGAGCTCAAGGGCAGGAAAGTCGGCATCGAGGTCGGGTTTGTCGTGCACCTGCTCCTTCTCAACGGGCTGAAAAAGAACGGCCTTTCCGAGTCCGATGTCGAACTCGTGCCCACGCCCACCAACCAGACTCCGCAGGTGCTCGCTTCCGGCCAGGTGGATGCGATCGGCGCCTGGCAACCCAACTCCGGCGAGGCGCTCAAAGCCGTGCCGGGTTCGAAAGCCGTGTATACCAGCGCCGACGAACCGGGCCTGATTTACGACATGATTGCGGTGACGCCGCAGAGCCTCGCCCGGCGTCGTGCCGACTGGGTCAAGGTGGTACGGGTGTGGGACAAGGTGGTGGCTTACCTCGCCGATCCCGCGACGCGGGAAGACGGCATCCGGATCATGGCGGCCCGCGCCGGCATCGATCCGAAGGAGTACGCGAAGTTTCTCCCCGGCACCCGCCTGCTCACGCTGGCCGAGAGCAGCAAGTTTTTCAGCGCGAAGACCGACAGTTTCGACTCCCTCGTCGGCTCCTCGAAGATCGCTGACGAGTTCAATGTGAAAAACGACGTCTACAAGGAATCGCAGGACGTCGCCGCCTACCTCGATCCCTCGCTGACCCTCGAGGCGCTGGCTGCCCCGCCTGCGGCGGGCGGGAAGTAA
- a CDS encoding nitrate ABC transporter permease: MSRPHWFSIRKELTPRRRCLLGILAFVLPLAVWSAVSYVPWIWHPMVKVTDAGDVAWLRVGTLIERKQFAEAAAATTLAGERAPKGYRANPIYLPAPHAVGRALYTAFTTKPVLRGDLWLHESLGMSLRTIFWGFVISSAAGVPLGILCGAFASVSRTAEPFVDFVRYMPAPAFGALMVAIFGIHLEPKIAIIVIGTFFQQVLVVANTVRKVDCGLLEAAQTLGAKRRHLVLRVLVPASLPDLYNDLRILLGWAWTYLIVAEVIGVSSGITFFINQQAKYRNFDNVYAAIVIIGIIGLATDQVLAFIGTRLFAWKNPRRSRLRALVIGFLKADGVLVKKFNRNAGRPARAAGAVGGL, from the coding sequence ATGTCCCGTCCACACTGGTTTTCCATTCGCAAGGAGCTGACGCCGCGCCGGCGCTGCCTCCTCGGCATCCTCGCCTTCGTGCTGCCGCTCGCGGTCTGGAGCGCCGTCAGTTATGTGCCCTGGATCTGGCATCCGATGGTCAAGGTCACGGATGCGGGTGACGTCGCCTGGCTGCGGGTCGGGACGCTGATCGAACGGAAACAATTTGCCGAGGCCGCCGCGGCCACGACGCTCGCGGGCGAGCGCGCTCCAAAGGGTTATCGGGCCAATCCGATCTATCTGCCTGCTCCGCATGCGGTAGGGCGGGCGCTCTACACGGCCTTCACGACAAAACCGGTCCTTCGCGGCGATCTCTGGCTGCACGAAAGCCTCGGGATGAGTCTGCGCACGATCTTCTGGGGTTTTGTGATCTCCTCCGCCGCCGGCGTGCCGCTCGGCATCCTCTGCGGAGCCTTCGCTTCGGTGTCGCGGACGGCCGAGCCGTTCGTCGACTTTGTCCGTTACATGCCGGCGCCCGCCTTCGGCGCGCTGATGGTGGCGATCTTCGGCATCCATCTCGAACCGAAGATCGCCATCATCGTCATCGGCACGTTTTTCCAGCAGGTGCTCGTCGTCGCCAACACCGTCCGGAAAGTGGACTGCGGCCTGCTGGAGGCGGCGCAGACGCTCGGCGCGAAACGCCGTCACCTCGTGCTCCGCGTGCTCGTGCCCGCCAGCCTGCCCGATCTCTACAACGACCTCCGCATCCTGCTCGGCTGGGCGTGGACGTACCTGATCGTGGCCGAGGTCATCGGCGTGAGTTCCGGCATCACTTTCTTCATCAACCAGCAAGCGAAGTACCGGAATTTCGACAACGTGTATGCGGCCATCGTCATCATCGGCATCATTGGCCTGGCGACGGATCAGGTGCTGGCCTTCATCGGCACGCGTCTTTTTGCCTGGAAAAACCCTCGCCGCAGCCGGCTGCGTGCGCTCGTCATCGGTTTCCTCAAGGCCGACGGCGTGCTCGTCAAAAAATTCAATCGCAATGCGGGTAGACCGGCCAGGGCGGCCGGAGCGGTCGGCGGTTTGTAG
- a CDS encoding ABC transporter: MTLPDYRIQTPAVAARFAKIRERPVVLRVENLGREFPGDKGPVVALRDVSFEVHRREFVCVIGPSGCGKSTLIRMIAGLDEQTSGRLLVDDREVCGPGPDRGMVFQSYTLFPWLTVQRNVMFGLEMKGAASQEAEAEARQWIDLVGLTKFAHSYPAQLSGGMKQRTAIARALAANPRILLMDEPFGALDAQTRAQMQAHLLEIWRNVDVTILFITHDLDEAIFLADRILVLKANPGEVQEVIEVSVPRPRRLDQLNSPEFLATRRRLDELIHPKSALHEQEHLPIVRLTQVGDDVE, from the coding sequence ATGACCCTTCCCGATTACCGCATCCAGACCCCCGCCGTCGCCGCCCGCTTCGCAAAGATCCGCGAACGGCCCGTGGTGCTCAGGGTCGAGAACCTCGGCCGCGAGTTTCCCGGCGACAAGGGACCGGTCGTGGCGCTGCGCGATGTCTCGTTCGAGGTGCATCGCCGCGAATTTGTCTGCGTGATCGGACCGTCCGGCTGCGGCAAGTCGACCCTGATCCGGATGATCGCCGGACTCGACGAACAGACTTCCGGCCGGTTGCTCGTGGATGATCGCGAAGTGTGCGGCCCTGGTCCGGATCGCGGCATGGTCTTCCAGAGCTACACACTCTTCCCGTGGCTGACGGTGCAGAGGAATGTGATGTTCGGTCTGGAAATGAAGGGAGCTGCCTCCCAGGAAGCGGAGGCCGAGGCGCGCCAGTGGATCGATCTCGTCGGCCTTACGAAGTTTGCCCACTCGTACCCGGCGCAGCTTTCCGGAGGCATGAAGCAGCGTACGGCCATCGCCCGCGCGCTCGCCGCCAACCCGCGCATCCTGCTCATGGACGAACCGTTCGGCGCGCTCGACGCCCAGACGCGGGCGCAGATGCAGGCCCACCTGCTCGAAATCTGGCGCAATGTCGACGTGACGATCCTTTTTATCACTCACGATCTCGACGAAGCGATCTTCCTCGCCGACCGCATTCTCGTGCTCAAGGCCAACCCCGGCGAGGTGCAGGAAGTGATCGAGGTGTCCGTGCCGCGCCCGCGCCGGCTCGACCAGCTCAATTCTCCCGAGTTCCTCGCCACCCGGCGCCGGCTCGACGAACTCATCCATCCGAAATCCGCCCTTCACGAACAGGAACATCTGCCCATCGTCCGGCTCACGCAGGTGGGAGACGACGTGGAGTAA
- a CDS encoding creatininase, with product MPARSPSSPVFWSALTWPEIAALPAAGMDAVLLPCGATEQHGPHLGTGMDTALASDVCAEVSAATGVPVLPALAFGCSLGHSQRWPGTLALQPQTLIALVTDLGDWLFAAGFRRLFLVNSHVTNAAPLRCALEILRSRHDGFMVAVLDTAEVSPRVRAAFFADAQDWHANQAETALMMARAPHFVRSDLCRTSDDPDRTAGLVFAHPVNRTSANGVTGCPSRATVAQGKKLFRQIVTDLSRLVRRGLRERPPFDTPWSQAQSRKQNVSK from the coding sequence ATGCCCGCCCGTTCTCCATCCTCGCCCGTCTTCTGGTCCGCGCTCACATGGCCGGAAATCGCCGCACTGCCTGCCGCCGGCATGGATGCGGTTTTGTTGCCATGCGGAGCCACCGAGCAGCACGGCCCGCATCTCGGCACCGGCATGGATACGGCGTTGGCTTCCGATGTCTGCGCGGAGGTTTCGGCGGCGACCGGCGTGCCGGTCCTGCCGGCGCTCGCCTTCGGCTGCTCGTTGGGTCACTCGCAACGCTGGCCCGGCACGCTGGCACTGCAACCGCAGACGCTCATCGCGCTGGTGACCGACCTCGGCGACTGGCTCTTCGCGGCCGGCTTCCGGCGTCTCTTTCTCGTCAACAGCCACGTGACGAATGCCGCGCCCTTGCGCTGCGCGCTGGAAATCCTGCGCAGCCGGCACGACGGGTTCATGGTGGCGGTGCTCGATACCGCCGAGGTCAGCCCGCGGGTGCGTGCCGCCTTTTTTGCCGACGCGCAGGACTGGCATGCCAACCAGGCCGAGACCGCGCTGATGATGGCGCGTGCGCCGCATTTCGTTCGCTCCGACCTTTGCCGGACCTCTGACGATCCCGACCGCACCGCCGGCCTCGTCTTCGCGCATCCGGTCAACCGCACGAGCGCCAACGGCGTGACCGGCTGTCCGAGCCGGGCAACCGTCGCCCAGGGGAAAAAACTCTTTCGCCAGATCGTCACCGACCTTTCCCGCCTCGTCCGCCGCGGCCTCCGCGAGCGCCCGCCTTTCGACACGCCCTGGAGCCAGGCTCAATCCCGAAAACAGAACGTATCCAAATAA
- a CDS encoding glutamine synthetase: MKSDQEILALQTELGAKGVRYCVGAYVDIHGVPKGKFVPLDHFLHFAHGSELYTGYALDGLGQSPNDDEIASLPDLDRGIVLPWRPEVAWFPADNTFHGAPYEINTRVALKKVLADAASLGFGFNLGIECETYIVKLDERGGLTIPDADDQLAKACYDVRHFMNRFTWLDKVSGAINRLGWDLYSLDHEDAPSQFEFDFKYADALTMCDRYVFFRMMAKHYAAEEGLLATFMPKPFPDKTGNGAHFNMSLADLETGKNAFACAPSDDPRGLGLTPLAYHFIAGILRHGPAICAAMAPTVNSYKRLVRRGLMSYYSWAPVFNSFGTNNRTNSVRVPMGGGRCESRNADSSCNPYLAAALALAAGLEGIREKLDPGQPQEDNLYELSSAELAARGIRPLPQTLHEAVEAFAADPFTAHVLGQGLRDEFVRYKNEEWRQYHQQVSQWEIDRYARMF, translated from the coding sequence ATGAAATCAGACCAGGAAATTCTCGCCCTCCAGACCGAACTCGGAGCCAAGGGTGTCAGGTATTGCGTAGGCGCCTACGTGGACATTCACGGCGTGCCCAAGGGCAAGTTCGTGCCGCTGGATCATTTTTTGCATTTTGCCCACGGCTCGGAGCTTTATACCGGCTACGCGCTCGACGGCCTCGGCCAGTCGCCCAACGACGACGAGATCGCCTCACTGCCCGATCTCGACCGAGGCATCGTCCTGCCGTGGCGACCGGAGGTCGCCTGGTTTCCGGCGGACAACACGTTTCATGGCGCGCCCTACGAGATCAACACGCGCGTCGCCCTGAAAAAGGTGCTCGCCGACGCCGCCTCGCTCGGCTTCGGGTTCAACCTCGGGATCGAGTGCGAGACCTATATCGTGAAGCTCGACGAACGCGGCGGCCTGACCATTCCCGATGCCGACGACCAGCTCGCCAAGGCCTGTTACGACGTGCGCCACTTCATGAATCGTTTCACGTGGCTGGACAAGGTTTCCGGCGCCATCAACCGGCTCGGCTGGGATCTTTATTCGCTCGATCACGAGGACGCGCCCTCGCAATTCGAGTTCGATTTCAAATACGCCGACGCGCTCACCATGTGCGACCGTTACGTGTTTTTCCGGATGATGGCCAAGCACTACGCTGCCGAGGAAGGGTTGCTCGCCACGTTCATGCCGAAGCCGTTTCCCGACAAGACCGGCAACGGCGCGCATTTCAACATGTCGCTCGCCGATCTGGAGACCGGGAAAAACGCGTTCGCCTGCGCACCGTCCGACGATCCGCGCGGACTCGGACTCACGCCGCTGGCCTATCATTTTATCGCCGGCATCCTGCGCCACGGCCCGGCGATCTGCGCGGCGATGGCGCCGACGGTCAACAGCTACAAGCGCCTCGTGCGGCGCGGTCTCATGAGCTACTATTCGTGGGCGCCGGTCTTCAACAGCTTCGGCACCAACAACCGCACCAATTCCGTGCGCGTGCCGATGGGCGGCGGCCGCTGCGAAAGCCGCAACGCCGACTCCTCGTGCAACCCGTACCTCGCCGCCGCGCTCGCGCTCGCCGCCGGCCTCGAGGGCATTCGTGAAAAACTCGACCCCGGCCAGCCGCAGGAGGACAACCTGTACGAACTTTCCTCCGCCGAACTGGCGGCCCGCGGCATCCGCCCTCTCCCGCAGACCCTGCACGAGGCCGTGGAAGCCTTTGCGGCCGATCCGTTCACGGCGCATGTCCTCGGCCAGGGGCTGCGCGACGAATTTGTCCGCTACAAGAACGAGGAATGGCGCCAGTACCACCAGCAGGTCAGCCAGTGGGAAATCGATCGTTACGCGAGGATGTTTTGA
- a CDS encoding CopG family transcripitonal regulator: protein MSRSDKIVRFSVSLPESLLTELDTMVQRRGYQSRSQAVAALTREGLVEFASQLGTESVAGTISLVYDHTQKGLQSQIAAIQHKYYLMIVSSMHVHLEHHNYLEVLLVQGRAQDLQKLTDELVTCRGVKNGKLNLTATTIPPLL from the coding sequence ATGTCCAGATCCGACAAGATTGTCCGCTTCAGCGTTTCACTTCCTGAAAGTCTCCTCACCGAGCTCGACACGATGGTGCAGCGACGGGGTTACCAGAGCCGTTCGCAGGCGGTGGCCGCATTGACACGCGAGGGTCTGGTGGAATTTGCCAGCCAGCTCGGCACCGAATCGGTCGCCGGCACGATCAGCCTGGTTTACGATCACACCCAGAAAGGTCTCCAGTCGCAGATCGCCGCGATCCAGCACAAGTATTACCTGATGATCGTCTCCAGCATGCACGTGCACCTCGAGCACCACAATTACCTCGAAGTGCTGCTCGTCCAGGGGCGGGCGCAGGATCTCCAGAAACTCACTGACGAACTGGTGACCTGCCGCGGGGTGAAAAACGGCAAACTCAACCTCACTGCCACCACCATCCCCCCCTTGCTGTAA
- a CDS encoding urea carboxylase, whose translation MPLLTPPAPSGTSFDTPRPAGPAPAPLAEIPSDRLLLEETLPGGAAWSWTVKRHTTLRLTALEAGANVSFLCFNRHDLIDRYNMADTLKGQHTAKLTTGYILVSDMGRVMMSITGDTVGWHDAIGGHDNAALVRKKWGEKNYQTARNRWHQNSRDHFLIELGKHGLNRRDLIANVNFFSKVTVDDEGRMHFVPGNASEGDFIDLRAEMDLLVILTTCHHPMDTAPEYGPKRVKLQLWRSDPPAADDWCRKYRPENERAFYNTEVLYL comes from the coding sequence ATGCCTCTGCTCACACCGCCTGCTCCGTCGGGCACCTCGTTCGACACACCGCGTCCGGCCGGCCCCGCGCCAGCTCCGCTTGCCGAAATCCCGTCCGACCGCCTGCTGCTGGAGGAAACCCTTCCCGGCGGGGCCGCCTGGTCCTGGACGGTGAAGCGGCACACCACGCTGCGCCTGACCGCGCTCGAAGCCGGCGCCAATGTCTCGTTTCTCTGTTTCAACCGTCACGACCTGATCGACCGTTACAACATGGCGGATACGCTCAAGGGCCAGCACACGGCGAAGCTCACCACCGGCTACATTCTGGTGTCCGACATGGGCCGCGTGATGATGTCGATCACCGGAGACACGGTCGGGTGGCATGACGCGATCGGCGGCCATGACAACGCCGCTCTCGTCCGGAAAAAATGGGGTGAGAAAAATTACCAGACCGCTCGCAATCGCTGGCACCAGAACAGCCGCGATCATTTCCTGATCGAGCTTGGCAAGCACGGGCTCAATCGCCGCGACCTCATCGCCAACGTCAATTTTTTCAGCAAGGTGACGGTCGATGACGAAGGTCGCATGCACTTCGTGCCGGGCAATGCGAGCGAAGGCGACTTCATCGACCTGCGCGCCGAGATGGACCTGCTCGTCATCCTGACGACCTGTCACCATCCGATGGATACCGCTCCGGAGTATGGTCCGAAGCGGGTGAAGCTTCAGCTCTGGCGTTCCGATCCCCCGGCGGCCGACGACTGGTGCCGGAAGTACCGGCCCGAAAACGAGCGGGCGTTTTACAACACGGAAGTTCTCTACCTCTGA
- a CDS encoding urea carboxylase yields the protein MSTLNYTESRLSPEDAIYRHKIPAGDFWINEIRAGQTFRIVDLEGNQAVDTIFYRADDFTERYSAQDTIREQGSIYLTTGTRLMSGEGRVMLTITADTCGRHDTLGGACACESNTVRYGHRTKYMHACRQNFLLGLASWPGAAYDLNKRDIPANINFFMNVPVTPDGGLQFEDGVSAGGKYVEMRAEMDVVCLISNCPQLNNPCNGWNPTPVEVVIWEADTGEATGE from the coding sequence ATGAGCACACTCAACTACACCGAAAGCCGGCTTTCCCCCGAAGACGCCATCTATCGCCACAAGATCCCGGCTGGCGATTTCTGGATAAACGAGATCCGGGCGGGGCAGACGTTTCGCATCGTCGATCTCGAGGGAAACCAGGCGGTCGACACGATTTTTTACCGGGCCGACGATTTTACCGAACGCTACAGCGCGCAGGATACGATCCGCGAGCAGGGATCGATCTATCTGACCACCGGCACGCGGCTGATGTCCGGCGAGGGCCGCGTGATGCTCACGATCACCGCCGACACCTGCGGACGGCACGACACGCTCGGCGGCGCCTGCGCCTGCGAGAGTAACACGGTCCGTTACGGACATCGCACGAAATACATGCACGCCTGCCGGCAGAATTTCCTCCTCGGCCTCGCCTCCTGGCCCGGCGCCGCGTATGACCTCAACAAGCGCGACATTCCGGCCAACATCAACTTCTTCATGAACGTCCCCGTGACGCCGGACGGCGGCCTTCAGTTCGAGGATGGTGTCTCCGCGGGCGGCAAGTACGTCGAGATGCGGGCCGAAATGGATGTTGTCTGTCTCATCTCCAACTGCCCCCAGCTCAACAACCCCTGCAACGGCTGGAATCCTACGCCTGTCGAGGTGGTTATATGGGAGGCCGATACCGGAGAGGCGACAGGCGAGTAG
- a CDS encoding S23 ribosomal protein, with translation MAKFALDELRVYGMAEELADMVWDVVIPWEAFARSTVGNQLVRAADSVGANIAEGYGRASPVDNQRFVRTARGSLYEVRYFLRRADKRRLLTRDQKRSLHKLMDELPPALNAYLRSLKPHE, from the coding sequence ATGGCTAAATTCGCATTGGATGAACTCCGTGTTTACGGAATGGCTGAGGAACTGGCCGATATGGTCTGGGACGTCGTGATCCCATGGGAAGCCTTTGCGCGAAGCACTGTCGGCAATCAACTGGTCCGCGCAGCGGACAGCGTCGGCGCCAATATCGCGGAGGGATACGGACGGGCGTCGCCGGTGGACAATCAGCGATTTGTGCGAACAGCCCGCGGCTCGCTTTACGAAGTCCGGTATTTTCTGCGGCGCGCAGACAAGCGCCGACTGCTGACGAGGGATCAAAAACGGTCTTTGCATAAGCTGATGGATGAGCTGCCCCCTGCATTAAACGCATACCTTCGCTCACTGAAACCGCATGAGTAA